One Echinicola strongylocentroti DNA window includes the following coding sequences:
- a CDS encoding RagB/SusD family nutrient uptake outer membrane protein: MKSIYKYIFSIGVLVGFSGCSDQLELLPEDQLSEATFWKTPADFKQAANNFYFYFPRPQDLTTVNAESDIETDEIRNDISSGINVIPTSDNRWGRAYERLRDINILLRQAGEYPNPEELNQYVGEAHFFRAYVNFDLFKVFGRYVIVNSVLDVDSPELMAGRNTREESANNIIEDLEAAIPLLPLESEIPGTDKGRVSSQSAQALLSRVALFEGTWQKFRGNTDRANALLDKAANAAEGVMEAGEHELFKGLGEESYRYLFVMNGPESNPGGLTKNDLKEHVIVAKYDQLIRKQGGNISHSMHSYHKSPTKKLLDMYLCEDGLPISMSPLYKDGNPNDPAIDAEFVNRDLRLQNSFRIPFHTYYPRAEETYYEPELGTNTLTGYNWIKFVSIEDIESGEEGFDSPILRYAEVLLNYAEAVFERDGMISDADLNRSINVVRDRVDMPALTNAFVTSNGLDMRTEIRRERTVELASEGQRLLDLKRWKTAEVEMPMDMMGVKITGTNFEDDPDAVYPGLKDGFLLFQDASTRHWEDKHYLDPLPQDQLNLNRNLEQNPGW, translated from the coding sequence ATGAAATCAATATATAAATATATCTTCAGTATAGGGGTTTTGGTTGGCTTTTCAGGCTGTTCAGACCAACTGGAACTGCTGCCGGAAGATCAGCTGTCAGAGGCGACCTTCTGGAAAACCCCTGCGGATTTTAAGCAAGCTGCCAATAATTTCTATTTCTATTTTCCCCGTCCGCAGGACCTGACTACGGTCAATGCCGAATCGGATATAGAAACAGACGAAATCCGGAATGACATCAGTTCAGGGATCAATGTGATCCCTACCAGTGACAATAGGTGGGGAAGAGCTTATGAAAGACTAAGGGATATTAACATCCTCTTAAGACAAGCTGGTGAATATCCTAATCCAGAAGAGCTAAACCAATACGTAGGAGAGGCCCACTTTTTCCGGGCATACGTTAATTTCGATTTGTTCAAGGTTTTTGGAAGGTACGTCATCGTAAACAGTGTATTGGATGTCGATTCTCCTGAGTTGATGGCTGGCAGAAATACAAGGGAAGAATCTGCCAACAATATCATTGAGGATTTGGAGGCGGCCATCCCATTACTTCCATTGGAAAGCGAAATTCCCGGCACCGATAAAGGAAGAGTGAGCTCCCAGTCTGCGCAGGCATTACTTTCCAGAGTAGCGCTGTTTGAAGGTACTTGGCAGAAATTCCGCGGAAATACTGACCGTGCCAATGCCTTATTGGATAAAGCTGCCAATGCCGCTGAAGGCGTGATGGAAGCAGGGGAACATGAGCTTTTTAAAGGATTGGGAGAGGAAAGTTACCGTTACCTTTTCGTGATGAACGGCCCTGAGAGCAATCCAGGTGGCCTGACCAAAAATGACCTCAAAGAGCATGTTATTGTAGCCAAATACGATCAACTGATCAGAAAGCAAGGAGGGAATATTTCCCATTCCATGCACAGCTACCATAAGTCACCTACCAAAAAACTCTTGGACATGTACTTGTGTGAAGATGGGCTGCCAATTTCGATGTCACCACTGTACAAGGATGGTAATCCCAATGATCCAGCTATCGATGCAGAGTTTGTGAACAGGGATCTAAGGCTTCAAAATAGCTTTAGAATACCGTTCCACACTTACTACCCGAGAGCTGAAGAAACTTACTACGAGCCTGAGTTAGGAACCAATACCCTTACTGGTTATAACTGGATCAAGTTTGTGAGTATAGAAGATATCGAAAGTGGCGAAGAAGGTTTTGATTCTCCTATTTTACGGTATGCAGAAGTATTGTTAAACTATGCAGAGGCGGTATTTGAAAGAGACGGAATGATCAGCGATGCAGATTTGAACAGATCGATCAATGTAGTTCGTGACAGGGTGGACATGCCGGCATTGACCAATGCTTTTGTTACCAGCAATGGCTTGGATATGCGAACAGAAATCAGAAGGGAAAGAACAGTGGAACTGGCTTCTGAGGGACAGCGGCTATTGGATCTGAAAAGATGGAAAACGGCCGAAGTAGAAATGCCGATGGATATGATGGGCGTTAAGATCACAGGGACCAATTTTGAAGATGATCCAGATGCGGTCTATCCAGGATTGAAAGATGGCTTCTTGTTGTTTCAGGATGCTTCTACTAGACACTGGGAAGACAAGCATTACTTGGATCCATTGCCCCAAGATCAGCTTAACTTAAACAGAAACTTGGAGCAAAATCCAGGATGGTAA
- a CDS encoding SusC/RagA family TonB-linked outer membrane protein: MKTECYTKRRLLQKGTIGMFLLMAMGGTSYNQVMASPGALKEAVEVNNTEREVNVTGTVTAVSDGLPLPGVTVKVKGTTTGTATDLDGKYSLNVPDEGAVLVFSFVGFESQEIPVEGRSVINVDLSEDLEDLNEVVVVGYGTQNKASVSGSIATVGEDAFVSRAAANPLAALQGQVPGMSITRSSGQPGEEGYDFKIRGLTSLNATDPLVIVDDVPYTNADAISSLNPNDIESMTVLKDASAAIYGARAAGGVILITTKKGKTGKPQVTFNTRFTLKTPGLDKTLTNRRQYFEMFDEASENDGVANRWDQQGYGEYFLNGYDGALSPTVFGFDYPYDQTFADNNWQDVLWGNNTMMANNLSIAGKTDKSNYRISIGHIDDQGLLQWGNNSVKRTSVRANYGMDITEKLKVSTVLSYEREKTVEPSLMDRVLTDFDPPFIASENPLGQPYTWMNVATPNWLAELGGDSYVTRNRLSANLKLDYDVNEDLKLVGVGGAKYWSNDSKYWENIVTFYNWDGVPLVDQPSRSRAGQGSNVTNYFNYSAYADYNKTLGKHYINVMAGGSFEQNDYDAFSAYRYDLISSEIHTLNTGAADQQFNDATANAWAIGSAFGRLNYDYDGKYFLEANVRHDGSSRFAPGYQWDTFGGVMAAWRISEEDFMKGVGFIDNLKLRASYGSVGNQSGIGLYDYIPSITLGNNYYPFGESPQFINAAVTSGLVSLDRTWERVITKNIGVDFGVLGNRLTGSFDYFVKDNPNMLVGVTYPAVLGDNAPDTNSGHLKTWGYEAVLGWRDKVGDFSYHIDLVYFDNRTELLSMEGADSYQAGYVRTREGYPINSYFGYISDGFITSEDELAEYMTMPGVPQQLALGDAKYKDLDGNGRINVYGENEGEEGDVVFLGDSDPHHNFSLNTGFNWKNFDFTAIFQGVAQRDVIRDPGNTLSSPFRRWWKNQNSLFYDNTWSEERPNAPYPRLTLNGGVRSWNYNASDRLIQSGAYMRLKNLIVGYSLPQSVLDKIKIQKVRVYFNGTDIWETTGIKDGFDPEKNINSNVSYYPFYRTYTLGLDITF, from the coding sequence ATGAAAACAGAATGTTATACTAAAAGGAGACTGCTCCAAAAGGGGACAATAGGCATGTTCCTCTTAATGGCTATGGGCGGCACATCCTACAATCAAGTAATGGCCTCCCCAGGTGCTTTGAAAGAAGCGGTTGAGGTAAATAATACCGAAAGAGAGGTCAACGTAACAGGTACTGTGACAGCGGTAAGCGATGGCTTGCCATTGCCAGGGGTAACCGTAAAAGTAAAAGGTACCACAACCGGCACAGCTACAGATTTGGATGGAAAATATAGTCTTAATGTTCCTGATGAAGGGGCCGTACTCGTATTTTCTTTTGTGGGCTTTGAGTCGCAAGAAATCCCAGTAGAAGGTAGATCTGTGATCAATGTGGACCTTTCAGAAGACCTTGAAGACCTTAATGAAGTAGTGGTCGTGGGCTATGGTACACAAAATAAGGCATCTGTAAGTGGCTCGATCGCTACCGTAGGAGAGGATGCATTTGTCAGTCGAGCGGCTGCTAACCCACTGGCTGCGCTACAGGGCCAAGTACCGGGTATGTCGATTACGCGGTCTTCTGGTCAGCCGGGTGAAGAAGGTTATGATTTTAAGATCAGGGGACTGACTTCCTTAAATGCTACGGATCCATTGGTGATCGTCGATGATGTTCCTTACACCAATGCAGATGCGATCTCATCGCTAAATCCCAATGATATTGAGTCCATGACAGTGCTGAAAGATGCGTCTGCGGCCATTTATGGTGCCAGGGCTGCTGGAGGGGTTATCCTGATTACTACTAAAAAAGGAAAAACAGGTAAGCCTCAGGTGACTTTTAATACCCGGTTTACTTTAAAAACCCCCGGGCTGGACAAAACCCTGACCAATAGAAGACAATATTTTGAGATGTTTGATGAGGCCTCGGAAAACGACGGCGTTGCGAACAGATGGGACCAACAAGGGTATGGTGAATATTTCCTGAACGGTTATGATGGAGCTCTTTCTCCGACTGTTTTTGGTTTTGATTATCCTTATGACCAGACTTTTGCCGACAACAACTGGCAGGATGTACTCTGGGGAAATAATACGATGATGGCCAATAACCTTAGTATAGCCGGAAAAACGGATAAGTCAAACTACCGGATCTCCATTGGGCACATCGATGACCAAGGTCTTCTGCAGTGGGGAAACAACTCTGTCAAAAGGACCAGTGTTCGGGCTAACTATGGCATGGATATTACCGAAAAACTGAAAGTGTCTACCGTTTTGTCCTATGAGAGGGAGAAAACAGTAGAGCCTTCACTGATGGATAGAGTGTTGACAGATTTTGACCCTCCGTTTATTGCTTCAGAAAATCCATTGGGACAGCCCTATACTTGGATGAATGTGGCGACTCCAAACTGGTTGGCTGAGCTGGGAGGAGATAGCTATGTGACTAGAAATAGGCTTTCAGCTAACTTAAAGCTTGATTATGATGTAAATGAAGACCTGAAACTTGTAGGAGTGGGTGGTGCAAAATATTGGTCCAATGATTCAAAATATTGGGAAAATATCGTAACGTTTTACAATTGGGACGGCGTACCATTGGTCGATCAACCTTCTAGAAGTAGGGCAGGTCAAGGAAGTAATGTCACTAATTATTTCAATTATTCAGCGTATGCTGATTATAACAAAACATTGGGCAAGCATTATATCAACGTCATGGCAGGGGGATCTTTTGAGCAAAATGACTATGACGCTTTCAGTGCCTATCGATATGACTTGATTTCCAGTGAGATCCACACCTTAAATACCGGTGCGGCGGATCAACAATTTAATGATGCCACGGCTAATGCATGGGCGATCGGTTCAGCTTTCGGAAGGTTAAATTATGACTACGATGGCAAGTATTTCTTGGAAGCCAATGTAAGACATGATGGATCTTCTCGGTTTGCTCCAGGGTATCAGTGGGATACGTTTGGTGGGGTAATGGCCGCATGGAGGATATCCGAAGAGGACTTCATGAAAGGTGTAGGGTTTATCGATAACCTGAAGCTTAGGGCATCCTATGGTTCTGTGGGTAACCAAAGTGGTATTGGTCTGTACGATTATATCCCTAGTATCACATTGGGTAACAATTATTATCCTTTTGGTGAAAGTCCACAGTTTATCAATGCGGCAGTTACATCAGGGCTGGTAAGCCTTGACCGTACTTGGGAAAGAGTAATTACCAAAAATATCGGGGTTGATTTTGGAGTCCTTGGCAACAGGCTGACAGGTAGTTTTGACTATTTCGTTAAGGATAACCCAAATATGCTGGTGGGCGTTACGTATCCGGCAGTTTTGGGGGACAATGCCCCAGATACCAACTCCGGTCACCTGAAGACCTGGGGATATGAAGCTGTTTTGGGCTGGAGAGACAAGGTGGGTGATTTTAGCTATCACATTGACCTAGTGTATTTTGATAACCGTACGGAGTTATTATCCATGGAAGGTGCTGATTCATATCAGGCTGGTTATGTAAGGACCAGAGAAGGCTATCCTATCAACTCCTATTTTGGTTATATCTCAGATGGCTTTATTACCTCAGAAGATGAGTTGGCAGAATACATGACGATGCCAGGTGTTCCGCAACAACTTGCGTTAGGCGACGCCAAGTACAAGGACCTTGACGGAAATGGAAGGATCAATGTCTATGGAGAGAATGAAGGCGAAGAGGGCGACGTGGTTTTCTTGGGAGATTCTGACCCCCACCATAACTTCTCCCTTAATACAGGCTTCAATTGGAAGAATTTTGATTTTACGGCCATTTTCCAAGGGGTAGCACAGCGTGATGTGATAAGAGATCCCGGTAATACGTTAAGTTCCCCTTTCAGAAGATGGTGGAAAAACCAAAACTCTCTCTTCTATGACAATACTTGGAGCGAAGAAAGACCAAATGCCCCTTACCCAAGATTGACCCTGAACGGTGGAGTGAGGAGCTGGAACTATAACGCATCGGATAGACTGATACAAAGTGGGGCCTATATGAGGCTTAAAAACTTGATTGTCGGTTATTCTTTGCCACAGTCTGTATTGGATAAGATCAAAATCCAGAAAGTACGTGTCTACTTCAATGGTACTGATATATGGGAAACAACCGGAATCAAAGATGGTTTTGACCCAGAAAAGAATATTAATAGTAACGTGTCATATTATCCGTTCTACAGAACGTACACTCTCGGATTGGACATTACCTTTTAA